A single genomic interval of Macadamia integrifolia cultivar HAES 741 chromosome 6, SCU_Mint_v3, whole genome shotgun sequence harbors:
- the LOC122082634 gene encoding ATPase GET3A-like, with product MATEELELPEGTVQNILEQETLKWVFVGGKGGVGKTTCSSILSVLLAKVRSSVLIISTDPAHNLSDAFQQRFTKSPTLVNGFTNLYAMEVDPNVENEELQNAEGMDSFVSELANAIPGIDEAMSFAEMLKLVQTMDYSVIVFDTAPTGHTLRLLQFPSTLEKGLAKMMTLKNKFGGLLSQMTRMFGVDDEFGEDAILGKLEGMKDVIEQVNKQFKDPDLTTFVCVCIPEFLSLYETERLVQELTKFEIDAHNIIINQVIFDEEAVESKLLKARMRMQQKYLDQFYMLYDDFNITKLPLLPEEVCGVEALKRLSQYFVTPYQPSLNRGTIEELEQRVSTLKEQLNEAESELEKLRKGKQKL from the exons ATGGCGACAGAAGAACTGGAATTGCCAGAAGGAACGGTGCAGAATATCCTGGAACAAGAGACACTCAAATGGGTTTTCGTTGGAGGGAAAGGTGGTGTGGGGAAAACGACTTGCAGTTCGATCCTCTCCGTCCTTCTCGCTAAGGTTCGATCCTCTGTTTTGATCATCTCCACTGATCCGGCTCATAATCTCAGCGATGCATTTCAACAGCGATTTACCAAGAGTCCCACTTTGGTCAATGGATTCACAAATCTCTACGCCATG GAGGTGGATCCCAATGTAGAGAATGAGGAATTGCAGAATGCAGAAGGAATGGACAGCTTTGTTTCTGAGTTGGCGAATGCAATTCCTGGAATTGACGAGGCCATGAGCTTTGCTGAGATGCTCAA ATTGGTACAAACAATGGATTACTCTGTTATAGTGTTTGATACAGCTCCAACTGGTCATACACTCCGGCTATTGCAGTTCCCATCAACATTAGAGAAGGGGCTGGCAAAAATGATGAccttgaaaaataaatttggtGGCCTTTTAAGTCAG ATGACTCGCATGTTTGGCGTTGATGATGAATTTGGTGAGGATGCAATTCTAGGAAAGCTGGAAGGCATGAAAGATGTTATTGAACAAGTGAATAAGCAATTCAAGGATCCA GACTTGACAACTTTTGTCTGTGTTTGCATTCCTGAATTCCTGTCTCTTTATGAGACAGAAAGATTGGTGCAAGAACTCACAAAGTTCGAGATTGATGCTCATAATATCATCATTAACCAAGTAATCTTCGATGAAGAAG CTGTTGAATCCAAGTTGTTGAAAGCACGAATGCGGATGCAACAAAAATATCTCGATCAGTTCTACATGTTGTATGACGACTTCAATATAACCAAGTTGCCATTGCTTCCAGAAGAG GTATGCGGAGTTGAAGCTCTGAAGAGACTTTCACAATACTTTGTAACACCTTATCAGCCTTCCCTCAATAGAGGAACTATTGAAGAGCTAGAGCAGAGAGTATCCACACTAAAGGAACAGTTAAACGAAGCTGAGTCAGAGCTAGAGAAACtgagaaaaggaaagcaaaagctCTGA
- the LOC122082833 gene encoding SPX domain-containing membrane protein At4g22990-like isoform X2, translating into MVAFGKKLKERQIQEWQRYYINYKLMKKKVKQYAQQIEVGAQDRRHVLMEFSRMLDNQIEKIVLFILEQQGQLASRIAKLNEQHEALLQQPETSQIAQLREAFREAGQDLLRLLFFVEMNAIGLRKILKKFDKRFGFRFTDYYVTTRANHPYSQLQQVFKQVGIGAVVGALSRNLSDLQDCHVSYLSIYDQPALPSQDPVIESIKAAVDRLNHSTNFLRFLGQHALIMQDELPTPVEDQIDDESYHFMSLLLNLANTFLYMVNTYIVVPTADDYSLSLGAAATVCGVVIGSMAVAQVVSSLYFSAWSNKSYFRPLIFSSIILLLGNILYALAYDLNSIAVLITGRLFCGLGSARAVNRRYISDCVPLKIRMQASAAFVSASALGIACGPALAGLLQTNFKIYKLTFNEETLPGWVMALLWIFYLVWLWISFKEPARKTEVTNVQQEASTQNDALENGLAQPLLLNSEDKQQDEDGDQECDGSEEASEESHRPAASIASAYRLLTPSVKVQLLTYFMLKYAMEILLAESSVVTTYYFNWSTSTVAIFLACLGLTVLPVNIVVGSYISNMFEDRQILLASEIMVGIGIFLSFHVLGPYTVPQYVCSALIAFVSAEVLEGVNLSLLSRVMSSRLARGTYNGGLLSTEAGTIARVVADSTITLAGYLGTNRLLNITLIPALFIWIASIVATCYTYNSLY; encoded by the exons ATTGAAAAGATTGTTCTGTTTATCTTGGAACAACAAGGGCAACTTGCAAGCAGGATAGCCAAGCTTAATGAACAGCATGAGGCTCTTCTACAGCAGCCAGAAACATCCCAAATAGCTCAACTGCGAGAAGCGTTCAGAGAAGCGGGACAGGATCTTTTAAGGCTTCTATTTTTTGTTGAGATGAATGCTATTGGCCTGCGTAAGATACTGAAGAAGTTTGATAAACGCTTTGGGTTTAGATTCACTGATTATTATGTTACAACTCGTGCAAATCATCCTTATTCCCAGCTGCAGCAAGTGTTCAAACAAGTG GGAATTGGGGCTGTTGTAGGAGCCCTTTCTCGCAATCTTTCTGATCTTCAAGACTGTCATGTGAGCTACTTATCAATTTATGATCAGCCAGCACTTCCTTCTCAG GATCCTGTTATTGAATCAATTAAAGCGGCAGTAGACAGGTTAAATCATTCCACAAACTTCCTTCGCTTTCTGGGACAGCATGCACTTATTATGCAAGACGAGTTACCAACTCCAGTAGAGGATCAAATTGATGATGAAAGTTATCATTTCATGTCACTTCTTTTGAACTTAGCAAACACCTTCCTTTATATGGTCAACACATATATTGTTGTTCCAACAGCGGACGACTACTCACTAAGCCTAGGAGCTGCAGCAACAGTTTGTGGTGTTGTTATTGGGTCCATGGCTGTTGCACAAGTAGTTTCTTCATTATATTTCAGTGCATGGTCGAATAAATCGTACTTCAGGCCTCTTATATTTAGCAGTATCATTCTTCTTTTGGGAAATATATTATATGCATTGGCTTATGATCTTAATTCGATTGCAGTTCTTATTACTGGTCGTCTATTTTGTGG GTTGGGTTCTGCAAGAGCTGTGAACCGGCGTTACATCAGTGATTGTGTGCCTCTTAAAATACGAATGCAGGCTTCTGCAGCTTTTGTGAGCGCTAGTGCTCTTGGAATTGCCTGTGGTCCTGCTCTTGCTGGCTTGCTTCaaactaattttaagatttacAAGTTAACATTTAACGAAGAAACCTTACCTGGTTGGGTTATGGCACTGTTATGGATCTTCTATTTAGTGTGGTTGTGGATTTCTTTTAAGGAACCTGCTCGTAAGACTGAAGTGACCAATGTACAACAGGAAGCTAGTACTC AAAATGATGCACTGGAAAATGGCCTTGCACAACCTTTGCTTTTAAATTCAGAAGACAAGCAACAAGATGAAGATGGTGACCAAGAATGTGATGGTAGTGAAGAAGCTTCTGAGGAATCACACAGACCAGCTGCTTCGATTGCATCAGCATATCGTTTGCTTACACCATCAGTAAAG GTGCAGTTATTAACTTACTTCATGCTGAAATATGCTATGGAGATATTACTTGCTGAATCTAGCGTCGTTACTACTTATTACTTTAATTGGTCAACTAGCACAGTTGCAATATTTCTTGCCTGTCTTGGGCTTACGGTACTTCCAGTAAACATTGTTGTCGGAAGTTACATTAGCAACATGTTTGAAGACAG GCAAATTTTACTGGCATCAGAAATTATGGTAGGGATAGGCATATTCCTAAGTTTCCATGTATTAGGTCCATATACCGTACCACAATATGTCTGCTCAGCACTCATCGCATTTGTGTCTGCTGAAGTTCTTGAAG GTGTCAACCTATCGCTCTTATCTCGGGTCATGTCATCCAGGCTTGCTCGTGGGACCTACAATGGTGGACTACTTTCAACGGAAGCTGGTACAATCGCTCGGGTAGTTGCTGATAGCACGATAACGCTGGCCGGGTACTTGGGGACGAATAGGCTCTTGAACATAACCCTAATTCCTGCACTCTTCATTTGGATAGCCTCTATTGTTGCCACATGCTACACCTACAACTCTCTCTACTGA
- the LOC122082776 gene encoding protein HOTHEAD-like, translating to MGCRWLWRLISTAITAILCFHGVCHAQKVPNYTFLQQATSAPAVSYYDYIIIGGGTSGCPLAATLSHNATVLVIERGGSPYGNQNITNLGSFGDTLSDTSPTSASQRFISEDGVFNARARVLGGGSCLNAGFYTRASTDYVRDAGWDGRLVNQSYQWVEKMVAFKPPMLQWQSAVRDGLIEAGVLPYNGFTYDHIYGTKVGGTIFDSEGHRHTAADLLRYADPKGLTVLLHATAHRIFFRTKGKLRPRAHGVVFRDAAGVRHRAYLKKGSMNEMIITAGAMGSPQLLMLSGVGPAQHLRSHNIRVTLDQPLVGQGMADNPMNAIFIPSPNPVEVSLIQVVGITPLGTYIEASSGSNFAQTSNTPQRDFGMFSPQTGQLSVVPPKQRTPEAIAKATEAMKALNDEAFRGGFILEKVMGPISSGHLELKNRNPNDNPSVTFNYFKEPEDLKRCVDGIRTIEKVIQSKAFSNFRYPFLSVEALMNMTAKYPVNLLPRHDNDSTSLEQFCKDTVMTIWHYHGGCQVDRVVDRDYKVLGVDGLRVIDGSTFHDSPGTNPQATVMMLGRYMGVRILTERLVRNK from the exons ATGGGTTGTAGATGGTTATGGAGACTGATTAGCACCGCCATTACTGCAATTCTCTGTTTTCATGGAGTCTGTCACGCCCAGAAAG TTCCAAATTACACATTTCTTCAACAAGCAACGTCGGCGCCGGCGGTGTCATACTACGACTACATAATAATCGGCGGAGGAACCTCCGGCTGCCCCTTGGCCGCCACACTTTCTCACAACGCCACCGTTTTAGTGATCGAAAGAGGAGGCTCTCCTTACGGCAACCAAAACATTACCAACCTAGGATCCTTCGGTGACACCCTCTCTGATACCTCTCCAACCTCTGCTTCCCAACGATTCATCTCTGAGGACGGCGTCTTCAACGCCCGTGCACGTGTTTTAGGTGGCGGAAGCTGCTTGAACGCCGGGTTTTACACCCGGGCTAGTACTGACTACGTTAGGGACGCTGGGTGGGACGGTAGACTCGTGAACCAGTCTTACCAATGGGTTGAGAAGATGGTAGCCTTCAAGCCCCCCATGCTTCAGTGGCAATCCGCCGTCAGAGATGGACTGATTGAAGCTGGTGTGTTACCTTACAATGGCTTCACTTATGATCACATTTATGGGACTAAGGTTGGTGGTACCATCTTTGATTCTGAAGGCCATCGACACACTGCTGCTGATCTGCTTCGGTATGCCGACCCCAAAGGGCTCACCGTTCTTCTACATGCCACTGCTCACAGGATCTTCTTTAGGACCAAAG GGAAGTTAAGACCGAGAGCACATGGAGTGGTGTTCAGAGATGCAGCAGGAGTGAGGCACAGAGCTTACTTGAAGAAGGGGTCAATGAATGAGATGATCATAACAGCGGGAGCCATGGGAAGCCCACAGCTGTTGATGCTTAGTGGGGTGGGTCCAGCGCAACACCTTAGGTCCCACAACATCAGGGTCACATTGGACCAGCCATTGGTGGGTCAAGGAATGGCGGACAACCCtatgaatgccatcttcatccCTTCTCCAAACCCTGTTGAGGTCTCCCTCATTCAAGTCGTTGGCATTACTCCCCTTGGAACCTACATTGAAGCTTCTAGTGGCAGCAACTTTGCTCAGACCTCAAACACTCCTCAAAGAGACTTTGGGATGTTCTCACCTCAGACTGGGCAATTATCAGTTGTACCTCCAAAGCAGAGGACACCGGAAGCCATAGCAAAAGCAACAGAAGCCATGAAAGCTCTTAATGATGAGGCTTTCAGAGGGGGGTTCATCTTAGAGAAGGTCATGGGTCCTATCTCAAGTGGGCATCTGGAGCTTAAGAACAGAAACCCAAATGACAACCCTTCAGTCACCTTCAATTATTTCAAAGAACCAGAAGACTTAAAGAGATGTGTTGATGGGATTAGAACCATAGAGAAGGTGATTCAATCCAAAGCCTTCTCCAATTTCAGGTACCCATTTCTCTCCGTGGAAGCCCTCATGAACATGACTGCGAAGTACCCAGTGAACTTGCTGCCAAGGCATGACAATGATTCAACATCGTTGGAGCAGTTCTGTAAGGATACAGTGATGACCATATGGCATTATCATGGAGGATGCCAAGTGGACAGGGTTGTTGACAGGGATTATAAGGTTCTTGGAGTGGATGGACTAAGGGTTATTGATGGCTCCACTTTCCATGACTCCCCTGGGACCAATCCTCAAGCCACTGTCATGATGCTTGGAAG GTATATGGGAGTTAGGATTCTAACAGAGAGACTTGTAAGGAACAAATGA
- the LOC122082833 gene encoding SPX domain-containing membrane protein At4g22990-like isoform X1, whose protein sequence is MVAFGKKLKERQIQEWQRYYINYKLMKKKVKQYAQQIEVGAQDRRHVLMEFSRMLDNQIEKIVLFILEQQGQLASRIAKLNEQHEALLQQPETSQIAQLREAFREAGQDLLRLLFFVEMNAIGLRKILKKFDKRFGFRFTDYYVTTRANHPYSQLQQVFKQVGIGAVVGALSRNLSDLQDCHVSYLSIYDQPALPSQDPVIESIKAAVDRLNHSTNFLRFLGQHALIMQDELPTPVEDQIDDESYHFMSLLLNLANTFLYMVNTYIVVPTADDYSLSLGAAATVCGVVIGSMAVAQVVSSLYFSAWSNKSYFRPLIFSSIILLLGNILYALAYDLNSIAVLITGRLFCGLGSARAVNRRYISDCVPLKIRMQASAAFVSASALGIACGPALAGLLQTNFKIYKLTFNEETLPGWVMALLWIFYLVWLWISFKEPARKTEVTNVQQEASTRPAENDALENGLAQPLLLNSEDKQQDEDGDQECDGSEEASEESHRPAASIASAYRLLTPSVKVQLLTYFMLKYAMEILLAESSVVTTYYFNWSTSTVAIFLACLGLTVLPVNIVVGSYISNMFEDRQILLASEIMVGIGIFLSFHVLGPYTVPQYVCSALIAFVSAEVLEGVNLSLLSRVMSSRLARGTYNGGLLSTEAGTIARVVADSTITLAGYLGTNRLLNITLIPALFIWIASIVATCYTYNSLY, encoded by the exons ATTGAAAAGATTGTTCTGTTTATCTTGGAACAACAAGGGCAACTTGCAAGCAGGATAGCCAAGCTTAATGAACAGCATGAGGCTCTTCTACAGCAGCCAGAAACATCCCAAATAGCTCAACTGCGAGAAGCGTTCAGAGAAGCGGGACAGGATCTTTTAAGGCTTCTATTTTTTGTTGAGATGAATGCTATTGGCCTGCGTAAGATACTGAAGAAGTTTGATAAACGCTTTGGGTTTAGATTCACTGATTATTATGTTACAACTCGTGCAAATCATCCTTATTCCCAGCTGCAGCAAGTGTTCAAACAAGTG GGAATTGGGGCTGTTGTAGGAGCCCTTTCTCGCAATCTTTCTGATCTTCAAGACTGTCATGTGAGCTACTTATCAATTTATGATCAGCCAGCACTTCCTTCTCAG GATCCTGTTATTGAATCAATTAAAGCGGCAGTAGACAGGTTAAATCATTCCACAAACTTCCTTCGCTTTCTGGGACAGCATGCACTTATTATGCAAGACGAGTTACCAACTCCAGTAGAGGATCAAATTGATGATGAAAGTTATCATTTCATGTCACTTCTTTTGAACTTAGCAAACACCTTCCTTTATATGGTCAACACATATATTGTTGTTCCAACAGCGGACGACTACTCACTAAGCCTAGGAGCTGCAGCAACAGTTTGTGGTGTTGTTATTGGGTCCATGGCTGTTGCACAAGTAGTTTCTTCATTATATTTCAGTGCATGGTCGAATAAATCGTACTTCAGGCCTCTTATATTTAGCAGTATCATTCTTCTTTTGGGAAATATATTATATGCATTGGCTTATGATCTTAATTCGATTGCAGTTCTTATTACTGGTCGTCTATTTTGTGG GTTGGGTTCTGCAAGAGCTGTGAACCGGCGTTACATCAGTGATTGTGTGCCTCTTAAAATACGAATGCAGGCTTCTGCAGCTTTTGTGAGCGCTAGTGCTCTTGGAATTGCCTGTGGTCCTGCTCTTGCTGGCTTGCTTCaaactaattttaagatttacAAGTTAACATTTAACGAAGAAACCTTACCTGGTTGGGTTATGGCACTGTTATGGATCTTCTATTTAGTGTGGTTGTGGATTTCTTTTAAGGAACCTGCTCGTAAGACTGAAGTGACCAATGTACAACAGGAAGCTAGTACTC GACCAGCAGAAAATGATGCACTGGAAAATGGCCTTGCACAACCTTTGCTTTTAAATTCAGAAGACAAGCAACAAGATGAAGATGGTGACCAAGAATGTGATGGTAGTGAAGAAGCTTCTGAGGAATCACACAGACCAGCTGCTTCGATTGCATCAGCATATCGTTTGCTTACACCATCAGTAAAG GTGCAGTTATTAACTTACTTCATGCTGAAATATGCTATGGAGATATTACTTGCTGAATCTAGCGTCGTTACTACTTATTACTTTAATTGGTCAACTAGCACAGTTGCAATATTTCTTGCCTGTCTTGGGCTTACGGTACTTCCAGTAAACATTGTTGTCGGAAGTTACATTAGCAACATGTTTGAAGACAG GCAAATTTTACTGGCATCAGAAATTATGGTAGGGATAGGCATATTCCTAAGTTTCCATGTATTAGGTCCATATACCGTACCACAATATGTCTGCTCAGCACTCATCGCATTTGTGTCTGCTGAAGTTCTTGAAG GTGTCAACCTATCGCTCTTATCTCGGGTCATGTCATCCAGGCTTGCTCGTGGGACCTACAATGGTGGACTACTTTCAACGGAAGCTGGTACAATCGCTCGGGTAGTTGCTGATAGCACGATAACGCTGGCCGGGTACTTGGGGACGAATAGGCTCTTGAACATAACCCTAATTCCTGCACTCTTCATTTGGATAGCCTCTATTGTTGCCACATGCTACACCTACAACTCTCTCTACTGA
- the LOC122082833 gene encoding SPX domain-containing membrane protein At4g22990-like isoform X3, whose translation MKKKVKQYAQQIEVGAQDRRHVLMEFSRMLDNQIEKIVLFILEQQGQLASRIAKLNEQHEALLQQPETSQIAQLREAFREAGQDLLRLLFFVEMNAIGLRKILKKFDKRFGFRFTDYYVTTRANHPYSQLQQVFKQVGIGAVVGALSRNLSDLQDCHVSYLSIYDQPALPSQDPVIESIKAAVDRLNHSTNFLRFLGQHALIMQDELPTPVEDQIDDESYHFMSLLLNLANTFLYMVNTYIVVPTADDYSLSLGAAATVCGVVIGSMAVAQVVSSLYFSAWSNKSYFRPLIFSSIILLLGNILYALAYDLNSIAVLITGRLFCGLGSARAVNRRYISDCVPLKIRMQASAAFVSASALGIACGPALAGLLQTNFKIYKLTFNEETLPGWVMALLWIFYLVWLWISFKEPARKTEVTNVQQEASTRPAENDALENGLAQPLLLNSEDKQQDEDGDQECDGSEEASEESHRPAASIASAYRLLTPSVKVQLLTYFMLKYAMEILLAESSVVTTYYFNWSTSTVAIFLACLGLTVLPVNIVVGSYISNMFEDRQILLASEIMVGIGIFLSFHVLGPYTVPQYVCSALIAFVSAEVLEGVNLSLLSRVMSSRLARGTYNGGLLSTEAGTIARVVADSTITLAGYLGTNRLLNITLIPALFIWIASIVATCYTYNSLY comes from the exons ATTGAAAAGATTGTTCTGTTTATCTTGGAACAACAAGGGCAACTTGCAAGCAGGATAGCCAAGCTTAATGAACAGCATGAGGCTCTTCTACAGCAGCCAGAAACATCCCAAATAGCTCAACTGCGAGAAGCGTTCAGAGAAGCGGGACAGGATCTTTTAAGGCTTCTATTTTTTGTTGAGATGAATGCTATTGGCCTGCGTAAGATACTGAAGAAGTTTGATAAACGCTTTGGGTTTAGATTCACTGATTATTATGTTACAACTCGTGCAAATCATCCTTATTCCCAGCTGCAGCAAGTGTTCAAACAAGTG GGAATTGGGGCTGTTGTAGGAGCCCTTTCTCGCAATCTTTCTGATCTTCAAGACTGTCATGTGAGCTACTTATCAATTTATGATCAGCCAGCACTTCCTTCTCAG GATCCTGTTATTGAATCAATTAAAGCGGCAGTAGACAGGTTAAATCATTCCACAAACTTCCTTCGCTTTCTGGGACAGCATGCACTTATTATGCAAGACGAGTTACCAACTCCAGTAGAGGATCAAATTGATGATGAAAGTTATCATTTCATGTCACTTCTTTTGAACTTAGCAAACACCTTCCTTTATATGGTCAACACATATATTGTTGTTCCAACAGCGGACGACTACTCACTAAGCCTAGGAGCTGCAGCAACAGTTTGTGGTGTTGTTATTGGGTCCATGGCTGTTGCACAAGTAGTTTCTTCATTATATTTCAGTGCATGGTCGAATAAATCGTACTTCAGGCCTCTTATATTTAGCAGTATCATTCTTCTTTTGGGAAATATATTATATGCATTGGCTTATGATCTTAATTCGATTGCAGTTCTTATTACTGGTCGTCTATTTTGTGG GTTGGGTTCTGCAAGAGCTGTGAACCGGCGTTACATCAGTGATTGTGTGCCTCTTAAAATACGAATGCAGGCTTCTGCAGCTTTTGTGAGCGCTAGTGCTCTTGGAATTGCCTGTGGTCCTGCTCTTGCTGGCTTGCTTCaaactaattttaagatttacAAGTTAACATTTAACGAAGAAACCTTACCTGGTTGGGTTATGGCACTGTTATGGATCTTCTATTTAGTGTGGTTGTGGATTTCTTTTAAGGAACCTGCTCGTAAGACTGAAGTGACCAATGTACAACAGGAAGCTAGTACTC GACCAGCAGAAAATGATGCACTGGAAAATGGCCTTGCACAACCTTTGCTTTTAAATTCAGAAGACAAGCAACAAGATGAAGATGGTGACCAAGAATGTGATGGTAGTGAAGAAGCTTCTGAGGAATCACACAGACCAGCTGCTTCGATTGCATCAGCATATCGTTTGCTTACACCATCAGTAAAG GTGCAGTTATTAACTTACTTCATGCTGAAATATGCTATGGAGATATTACTTGCTGAATCTAGCGTCGTTACTACTTATTACTTTAATTGGTCAACTAGCACAGTTGCAATATTTCTTGCCTGTCTTGGGCTTACGGTACTTCCAGTAAACATTGTTGTCGGAAGTTACATTAGCAACATGTTTGAAGACAG GCAAATTTTACTGGCATCAGAAATTATGGTAGGGATAGGCATATTCCTAAGTTTCCATGTATTAGGTCCATATACCGTACCACAATATGTCTGCTCAGCACTCATCGCATTTGTGTCTGCTGAAGTTCTTGAAG GTGTCAACCTATCGCTCTTATCTCGGGTCATGTCATCCAGGCTTGCTCGTGGGACCTACAATGGTGGACTACTTTCAACGGAAGCTGGTACAATCGCTCGGGTAGTTGCTGATAGCACGATAACGCTGGCCGGGTACTTGGGGACGAATAGGCTCTTGAACATAACCCTAATTCCTGCACTCTTCATTTGGATAGCCTCTATTGTTGCCACATGCTACACCTACAACTCTCTCTACTGA